The following are encoded together in the Nyctibius grandis isolate bNycGra1 chromosome 5, bNycGra1.pri, whole genome shotgun sequence genome:
- the LOC137663745 gene encoding arf-GAP with dual PH domain-containing protein 1-like — protein sequence MMTGSNERSMKALKEVWRRAENSLCADCGKPDPDWASSTLGVFICLSCSGIHRNIPSISKVKSLKMDHWDDAQVQFLAKHGNAVTKATYEAHIPIYYYQPTYNDCQVLREQWIRAKYERKEFTEPGKQLPYSDGVKEGILWKRGRDNGQFLPRKFLLSEREGCLKYFTKQDAKEPKINVKIDVINATFQPVKTGNPNGLQITYLKDNKTRNIFVYHESGKEVVDWFNAIRSVQFHYLKVAFPIASDNEIKNRLTRNFLKEGYMEKTGPKQREAFKKRWFTLDHRRLMYFKDPLDAFAKGEVFVGSRENGYSVQKGLPSGTQGNFSWHYGLTIVTPDREYLFTCESETDQLDWIAAFTSVINQAMTPQEYAIEAYFKFKS from the exons ATGATGACTGGAAGCAACGAGAGGAGCATGAAGGCCCTGAAAGAGGTgtggagaagagcagaaaacTCTTTGTGCGCAGACTGTGGGAAGCCAG ATCCTGACTGGGCATCCTCTACTTTGGGTGTCTTTATATGCCTCAGCTGCTCAGGAATTCACCGCAACATCCCTAGCATCAGCAAAGTCAAATCCCTGAAGATGGACCACTGGGACGATGCTCAGGTGCAG TTTCTGGCCAAGCACGGGAATGCTGTGACTAAAGCCACATACGAAGCTCACATCCCTATTTACTATTACCAGCCAACCTACAATGACTGCCA AGTGCTGAGAGAACAGTGGATACGGGCAAAATATGAACGCAAAGAGTTCACCGAGCCGGGAAAACAGCTGCCGTATTCTGATG GGGTGAAGGAAGGCATCCTCTGGAAGCGAGGCCGAGACAATGGGCAGTTCCTACCCCGCAAGTTCCTCTTGTCTGAGAGAGAGGGATGTCTGAAGTATTTCACCAAGCAGGAT gccaaagaacccaaaatcaaTGTTAAAATAGATGTCATCAATGCTACGTTCCAGCCAGTGAAGACTGGGAACCCCAATGGCCTGCAGATCACCTATCTCAAAGACAACAAGACTCGGAATATATTTGTCTACCATGAAAGTGGAAAG GAGGTAGTGGACTGGTTCAACGCCATTCGCTCTGTGCAGTTCCATTATCTGAAGGTAGCATTTCCCATTGCCAGCGATAATGAG ATTAAAAATCGACTGACAAGAAACTTCCTGAAGGAGGGCTACATGGAGAAGACTGGTCCCAAG CAGAGAGAGGCTTTTAAGAAGCGCTGGTTCACGCTGGATCACCGCAGACTCATGTACTTCAAGGACCCTTTG GATGCATTTGCTAAGGGTGAGGTGTTTGTGGGCAGCAGAGAGAATGGCTATAGCGTCCAGAAGGGATTGCCTTCGGGGACACAGGGCAACTTCTCTTGGCACTATGGCCTCACTATTGTCACCCCCGACCGGGAATACCTCTTCACTTGCGAGTCGGAGACTGACCAGCTGGACTGGATCGCAGCCTTCACTAGTGTCATCAACCAGGCCATGACACCACAGGAGTATGCAA TTGAAGCCTACTTCAAGTTTAAATCCTAG